The window CGGCGGAGGCCGTCCCCGAAGTCGACGACGCGCGTCCGCGCGCCGACCCGCTCGTGTCGCAGTCGGCCGTCGCGCCGCACCGCGCCCCCGGAGCCGAGGTCCGCCAGGACGGTCTTCAGCGTCCCCGGTGAGACGCCGCCGTCGGCCTCCAGCGCCAGCGAGAGGTGCGTCGCTTCCGGGAGGCGGCGGTGCAGGTGCGCCGCCAGACAGTCGGTCGGAACCACGTCGAAGCCGACGCCCGGAAGGAGCGTCACCCCGGCCTCCGCGGCGTCCGCGCCGCGTCGGCGGATCCGCTCGAAGACGGCCAGTTCGCCGGTGATGTCGAGGTAGTGCGTCCCACACTCGATGCAGGCGTCGGCCATCGCGTCGGCGGTCTCGGCGAACGGCCCGGCGCAGTTGAGCACCGCGTCGACGTCGCCGAGGTGCGCGGCCGCGTCCTCGACGGGGAACGTCCGCGCCCGGAGGCCCTGCGCGGTCGCGACGCCCCGAGTCTTGGTGACGTCCCGCCCGGCGACGACGGGATCGAGGCCCCGCTCGACCGCGGCCTCGACGATCAGGCGGCCGGTGTAGCCGTAGGCGCCGTAGACGAGGAGCCGGGTGTCGGCGTCGGGGTCCGCGGGAGAGTCGTCGGCGTCGGAGTCCGCGGGAGAGCCGTCGGTGTCGGAGTCCGCGGAGGAAACTGAGTCGGCATCAGAGCGGGATCCGGATTCGGACATACGCCACGTTCGGCGGGGACGGACAA is drawn from Halobellus limi and contains these coding sequences:
- a CDS encoding saccharopine dehydrogenase family protein, with amino-acid sequence MSESGSRSDADSVSSADSDTDGSPADSDADDSPADPDADTRLLVYGAYGYTGRLIVEAAVERGLDPVVAGRDVTKTRGVATAQGLRARTFPVEDAAAHLGDVDAVLNCAGPFAETADAMADACIECGTHYLDITGELAVFERIRRRGADAAEAGVTLLPGVGFDVVPTDCLAAHLHRRLPEATHLSLALEADGGVSPGTLKTVLADLGSGGAVRRDGRLRHERVGARTRVVDFGDGLRRAVSIPWGDVSTAYHTTGVPNVDVYLSLPANARRAVALSAYAGRALDGDALQRGLSWLVDRYVDGPDAETRSTGEARVWGEARSADDRVVSRLRTPETYRLTVQTALLTATKVLDGEAPAGYQTPAGAFGPDLILEVPGVERVDLESDEVVERTAGAGTSRPAE